The genomic DNA AGCGTGGTGCTTCCTCTGCTGAGTCCGACTATCCTGTTCGCCACTGTGACGGACATCATCAAGATGCTCCAGTTCTTTGATGAGCCGTTCATCATGACGCGCGGGGGTCCCGGCGATGCCAGTCGTACTGTGGTGATGCTGATGTATGAGAACGCCTTTGGCAACCTGGCTTTCGGTTACGGTTCAGCTATTGCCCTGATTCTCTTCGCCGTGATCCTGCTCGTGACCGGCATCCAATTTGCGCTCAGCCGCCGCTGGGTCTTCTACAGTTAGGAGGAACGCCGTGACCACGACATCACCTAGAATGGCTACGCACAGTAGCGCCTGGTCAAACAGGCTGTCCAGGACTATCCCACGCAAGCCAGGAGACTGGGTTCGCCTGCTGTTCTTGTTTGTCATTGCTGTGCTGACGCTGATGCCCCTTGTCTGGGTGGTCTCCACCTCGTTGCGTCAGCCGATAGAATCGTTCAGTGTCCCGCCAGAGTGGATTCCGGTCGACATGGACTTCAGCAACTACAACGAGGTCTTCGAGCGGATTCCTTTCTGGAGTCAGATGACCAACAGCTTCATCATCACTATTACGGTTGTCGCTGGCCAGATCGTTACCGCATCGTTGGCTGGTTATGCCTTTGCCCGGCTGCGCTTTCCGGGCCGGAACTTTCTGTTTTGGATGGTCTTGGCCACTATGATGATCCCTGGCCAGGCAACGATCATCCCGGTGTTCATTCTGATCTCACGAGGACTGGGAATCAACGACACGCTCTGGGCGCTGATCATCCCTAGCCTATCCACAGCATTCGGCATCTTCTTGCTGCGGCAGTATTTCCTGCAAATCCCTGGCGACTTTGAAGAAGCTGCCATGATCGATGGCGCCAATCAGTGGCAGATCTTCCGCCAGATTTACTTCCCCTTGGCTTCACCAGGGCTGGCTATCCTGGCCGTTTTGACCTTCAACGCTAAGTGGAATGACTACTTTACGCCGCTGGTCTTTATGAACACCAAAGACCGCTTCCCGATCACGCTTGGTATCGTCGACCTGAAGGGTTACATGGCGACGGGCAGTATCTCTGTTGTGCTGGCGGGGATCGTACTGTCCACAATCCCGGTGATCATCATCTACATCTTCGGCCAGCGCTACCTGATCGAAGGCCTGATGATGGGTGGTATCAAAGGCTAGCCCATGAAACTGACACAACGGCCAGGAGTGGTTTTCCAGCCCAGAGTCCATGCCGCCATGCAGCGTGGTATTCACAGCATGGTCAATGCCATCCGACCGACTTTAGGGCCTGTTGGAGGCGTAGTAGCCATCGAACCCATACACAACAAGTCACAGAAGCCACCAGAGGTCATTGATAATGGCGGGATCATTGCCCGCCGGATCATTGAACTGGCTGACCGTGATGAAGATATGGGGGCTATGCTGCTTCGGGCGATGATTCGCCGCCAGCAGGAGGATGTTGGCGACGGTACGGCGACGGCCGCTGTACTTTTCCAGGCCATCTATGATGCAGGTCTGCGCTACCTGACTGCCGGCGAAAACGCCATGCGGCTCCGCGAATATCTGGAAAACACCCTGCCGCTTATCCTGGCTGAGCTTGACCGGATGACCTTTCGCGTAGAAGGCCAGGCAGCCCTGACCAGAATCGCTCAATCCCTGTGCCACGACCCTGAAATGGCTGAGTTGCTGGGGGAAATATTCGACACAGTCGGCGAATACGGTCAGGTTGACATCCGTAAAGGTTACGGACGCGGTCTCAAACGGGAATACGTCGAAGGGGTTTATTACCCAACAGGACTGTTCTCCCGCGAGATGGTTGACAAACAGGAGATATTCCGGGCGGAGTATCAGAACCCGGCGATCTTCATCTGTGACTTTGAGGTTGATGAGCCGCGCGATCTGTTCCCGGTGCTTAAAGTGGCCGCTGACGCAGACATCCCGGCACTGGTTCTAATTCTGCGGAACATGACCGACCGCGCCATGTCAGTTATTCTGGCCAACAAGCGGATCGACAAGTTCAAAGCGATGGCCATTAAGCTGCCTGGGCTGAACCCAGAAGATCGTCTGGCAGCGCTGGAAGATCTGAGCATTCTCACCGGCGCAATGCCGCTCCTGACCGCCACCGGCGAGACACTCGAACAGGTGACGCAGCAGCACTTTGGGCAGGCTCGGCGTGTTTGGGCAGAGCAGCGAACGTTTGGCATCATTGGCGGGCGTGGGAATCCCCGCCGCCTGCGGGAACACTTCGCCAGTCTTGAGAAACGCTTCCGCCTCACGCAGGACTCTGAGCAGCGCCAGCGCCTTCAGCAACGTCTAGGTCGCTTGATGGGCGGCTCAGCCACACTATGGATTGGCGGGGCAACCGACTCAGAAATCGAGATGCGTAAAACCATCGCGGAGCGGGCCGCCGCTGCGGTACGTACTGCAGTGCGCGACGGTGTGATCCCTGGCGGTGGACTGGCGTTACTGAATTGCTGCGCGGCTCTGGAGCAACGCTGTAAAACCGCGTCTGAGTCTGCAGAGCGGGCAGCTTGCCATATTCTCTCCGAGGCTCTTGCCACTCCCATGCGTGCGATCTTCGCCAATGCAGGCTTCAATCCAAGCGAGATCATGGCCAGACTGGCTTTTGAGGATAGCGCCATGGGCTTTGATGTGGTCCAAAAGCGAGTTGTCAATGTTGTAGAGGCGGGCATTCTTGATAGCGCTGCCGTGCAAAAAGCTGCCGTGCGCAATGCGGTGTCGACAGCAGCGCTGGCACTGACGATTGATACCTTCGTACATCTGCGCAAACCGGAAATCGCCCGGGACTAGAGGCTGGCTCATGATACAGGGCTTTGAGCAGACACAAGATA from Anaerolineae bacterium includes the following:
- a CDS encoding carbohydrate ABC transporter permease — its product is MATHSSAWSNRLSRTIPRKPGDWVRLLFLFVIAVLTLMPLVWVVSTSLRQPIESFSVPPEWIPVDMDFSNYNEVFERIPFWSQMTNSFIITITVVAGQIVTASLAGYAFARLRFPGRNFLFWMVLATMMIPGQATIIPVFILISRGLGINDTLWALIIPSLSTAFGIFLLRQYFLQIPGDFEEAAMIDGANQWQIFRQIYFPLASPGLAILAVLTFNAKWNDYFTPLVFMNTKDRFPITLGIVDLKGYMATGSISVVLAGIVLSTIPVIIIYIFGQRYLIEGLMMGGIKG
- the groEL gene encoding chaperonin GroEL, producing MKLTQRPGVVFQPRVHAAMQRGIHSMVNAIRPTLGPVGGVVAIEPIHNKSQKPPEVIDNGGIIARRIIELADRDEDMGAMLLRAMIRRQQEDVGDGTATAAVLFQAIYDAGLRYLTAGENAMRLREYLENTLPLILAELDRMTFRVEGQAALTRIAQSLCHDPEMAELLGEIFDTVGEYGQVDIRKGYGRGLKREYVEGVYYPTGLFSREMVDKQEIFRAEYQNPAIFICDFEVDEPRDLFPVLKVAADADIPALVLILRNMTDRAMSVILANKRIDKFKAMAIKLPGLNPEDRLAALEDLSILTGAMPLLTATGETLEQVTQQHFGQARRVWAEQRTFGIIGGRGNPRRLREHFASLEKRFRLTQDSEQRQRLQQRLGRLMGGSATLWIGGATDSEIEMRKTIAERAAAAVRTAVRDGVIPGGGLALLNCCAALEQRCKTASESAERAACHILSEALATPMRAIFANAGFNPSEIMARLAFEDSAMGFDVVQKRVVNVVEAGILDSAAVQKAAVRNAVSTAALALTIDTFVHLRKPEIARD